atagagatatatctttgaaatagtcatatatatatttgaaataaagatatatctttgaaatagtcatatatatttaaaatagagatattttaaaaagatattttctaTATCTTTGAGAAAGAGATATATCTTTGAAGTAGTGATGTATCTTTGAAATAgtgaaacatatttttgaaatagagatatatctttgaaatagtcgtatatatttttgaaatagagatatatctttgaaatagtcatatataattttgaaatagagATATATCTTTGAGAAAGAGATATATCTTTGAAGTAGTGATATATCTTTGAAATAGTCATATATATCTTTGAAATAgtcatatataattttgaaatataaatttatctttgAGTGAAACGATTCTCAAGGTCTAtcaaaaaattgttgaaatatatttacacCTTTAGTAACCATTCGAGGAAGTGTTACACTTGTTTGTTGTAAACAACTGTCCTCTAATTTACAACCTGAACTGCTTCTCATTCGAGTGATTTATAGCAGTGGTAttcaatgttttgtgtgtgtttgttttttgttatagctTTCTAAATATGAATTTTTACACTCTACCCCATTTTGCACGTCCTGTaacatatttgtacataaaatatacgtattaTTTTTCCACGttaactgttgttaaaatattacttaacagTAGTAACCTTTGACGgtagtttttttataatatttattttttaaattataattacacatATAGTTAGGCCTAGTtccttataattacacatataGTTAGGCCTAGTTGTTCCATCTCCTTATCGTCACTGTAGTTTACACAGCACATACGTATATCTACGATATAGTCGTATACAGAAAATGTCTATATTCTACCTATATCGAAGTAGGTATAGGTATTATAACACTACACTTTGGTAGAAAAGTCACGCCTAGTATCTGATTAACCAATGTGGACCCTCGAATCGCATAACTCCCACTTTTTTTGTCAGTCACTTTATTGACCCCCAAGGTTGTATTACCTAAGGACACTGTTGAGTTTGGAACTTTCTCGAACAACATTCCTCTTTAAGGTCAGCAAATTCTAGGTACTGGTGAACGTCAGGATCACATCTCGCCTATAAGATGTCCAATCTCATCACACCTATAAGATGTTCAATCACATCTCACCTATAAAACGTCTAATCACATCTCACCTATAAGATGTCCAATCACATCACACCTATAAGATGTCCAATCACATCACACGATTTCTACAAAGTAGATCTGTCTTTATTCTATTTAATACAAATACCACTTAAAACTTGAGAGAAGTTCATATCCGAGTCTGGAATACTTTATATAGAAACGGGTCAAGTATGAAACTATGAGTGTTATAGTAGAGAGAgtaggtattgtttgttttagaataaagccaTATTATGCTATCTGCTGTTTTAAACacaaggaatcgaacctctaatagTCAAACAAGATGTAGGTAATCTAAGAAACAGCAATCTAAATAATGTTCAAATGTCACCGGACaacaaaatctaaataatgttCAAATGTTACCGAACAACAAAACTATCAACAAGTTCTTGTTGACgtcacaaaaaaaaacttctataTCTTGTGTAGCGTttggtaaacatattaacatCACTTAATACGTCATCGGTGCCCACTCCCGCTATGGAGCCCACGGACTCGGTGTCCACTGACTCCATGCTAACTCCGCAGACAGAAAGCTAAACGCCTACTGCGCCCGCGGCTGGATCCTACAGAGACATTTGTGATTGTGATTACGCCCGTAACAAGGGAGCTGGATTCACCAGAACATAGGCCCACGACAAGCAGACCAGTTACCACAACCGTGGTGTTGCTTGTGATGTTCGGAAGCTCGTTACGGTCTCCAGAAAAATAACGGACATGCCAGCCTTGGTGCCTACGAACGCCACGGACACAGTGCCTATGGTGCTCGTGACCTGTCTGCTGCCTATGGTTACAGTTCGTACGATAGTCTGGGAGCCGGATATGGCATTCACGGATATGGCTATGGAACCCATGGTTACGGATATGCTCTCCCATATCATAGCTATGGTTATCATTAAATTGTTATTACGTATTATATAGGCTATTAGATCTGGTTTTGTAGTTATATTGTTGGTTGGTATGTTATTGTAGGTGTATAGACTGTGATATGCCTTAACGTGGTCCAGTGTTTCCAATGTTTTCCATAACTAGTTGGAGTGAAACATGGGTTTCAAAGTCTTATGTTTTAAATCATGTTTTAGGTGACATGAAATTTATAAAGTTGTTCTGGAAATGTTTCATGTAAATTACTGTCAATACTAGATCAACATACAGAATACACTGTAGAGATCGTAACGTTTATCTAGGTTTTCTACCTGTAGTGATGACTGAAAGTTTATCTAGGTTTCCTACCTGTGGTGATAACTGAAAGTTTATCTAGGCTTCCTACCTGTAGTGATAACTGAAAGTTTATCTAGGTTTTCTACCTGTAGTGATAACTGAAAGTTTATCTAGGTTTCCTACCTGTGGTGATAACTGAAAGTTTATCTAGGTTTTCTACCTGTAGTGATAACTGAAAGTTTATCTAGGTTTCCTACCTGTGGTGATAACTTAAAGTTTATCTAGGTTTCCTACCTGTAGTGATAACTGAAAGTTTATCTAGGTTTCCTACCTGTGGTGATAACTGAAAGTTTATCTAGGTTTCCTACCTGTAGTGATAACTGAAAGTTTATCTAGGTTTCCTACCTGTGGTGATAACTGAAAGTTTATCTAGGTTTCCTACCTGTAGTGATAACTGAAAGTTCATCTAGGCTTCCTACCTGTAGTGATAACTGAAAGTTCATCTAGGCTTCCTACCTGTAGTGATAACTGAAAGTTTATCTAGGTTTCCTACTGGTCAGggtaaattgaaatattaaatcctaaaatttatttaaagtaatttagaaAATATCAGTATTCTAAAATCTTCGAGGACTTTTTATGTATTCATTATAATCCaggttttttatttcttctttagcCAATCAATAAGACGACATTGACTCTCCTATGAGAGTAGAAAACAAGAGGaacgtgggcagagcacagatagcccattgtgtatcttactgcttaattgcaaacaaacataaatatgaagTCTAGCCTGCTTTTAGCCTGATACATTATTTACCTAAACTTGCGAAAAAATATAATAGCTCGCTCGTTGTTTCATAAACTTTCTGCTTGTAGTGCCCCATAGTAGCGTTTCAGCAAATCAAGGAATATTCCACTTCTGAATTTTAACTCCTTAATAGAAATATCAAGTATTTATATAGCATTATTTTGACAAATaccactgcacaacaattttttgaaacgttttgcttcctgaaaagtttttgctgattgtgacaggtacttggttggtatgcacaaatatagttttggttttgcttcatcatgtaggaactctgaaaaatagacaattaactgtttaccggcaataacgtaattaattgcgtttatgtttctaatacgctattaagttcaacataattaaaagtgttttgctcctgattttcgtttctattcaatgtccggtgcatcatgttgcagtaTCCAACAGTAGTCTGCAaccattgatggattccagttaccctgatatcatttttccattgtagcaatgtcctggtgaaactgaagatttcgatgaaacggtacgtgatgggtaaATCTGGATGCGagtttcatgatcagcagccaaacatcTATAAGGAATACCCAACAGAAGGAAGACataacagtgttcaagaagcaaaaactttgttatgTAGTGTAAtagaatgtatttaaatgttcttttCACTCCAGTTGCTGAGACTCGGAATATAATATTCTTCAATATATACGGCTATTATTTCTAGAAAGTAtcaagtttaatgttatttaattttaatcatttatgaAATATGCCTATTAGGAATATGTGTCTTCTTCTATCATCGAATTATTTCATTTCAGTAGTCTATTACCAATTTAGCTAGTCATGATTGgcgaaaaatattttcaaccttATTTAGCAGCGACATCTTTTAACGATATTAtcgaaattgttttattttgatcattttgaaagttaaaatgatATAAGTCTCTCTCAGAAGAAAAATGACTCACGTTcggaaacaacaacaacaaaaagataaaaacagagagagagagaaacaaagCTTATATATCTCTTATATATCTTATAGATCTCTCtgtaaataaatatcttatatCATTAAAAGTCTCATAGTTTGACAAAAAGTCTAAAAAGTAATACAATGAACAAACATCACCTGTATATTTCACAgctattatgtttgttaaaaataaaagattcatACGTGTTACTGTAGGACTATCATCTGTTGGGTTATTTACAGCAAAAGTAATTGCTGAGTTTAAAtgtatataactatatacatTTTCACACTTCGTcactcattttattttatattaagtctacacaaactgtatttatatatcatttttatagttgtttttaattaaagacataaaaatgtcattaacgatatttaaaaatttttatcaACAACAAAATCCATATATGAGAGGTGCTGTCATCTACtagagaaaaataacattacttattctaTATTACGTGTATTGCTAATAgcaaaaaacaactaattttttaatattattgtcatATCTAAGCTAcataaataaaagacaatttATACTTATTCAAAGACACATTATTTTCATGTGGGTTAAAACTTTGTAACGTTTCAATTTTATATGTTTCGTGTTTAGACCACACAAGATTTGGTAAATTTTCACGTTCTGCAGGTATAGAATAAGATTTTGATTTATCGTCTCAAAAGTTGACATTAAATGATACTATTAAAATACGTAGCACAGGAAGAGGCGAAAGATAGCCCCTGCTTTCACATTGCCCTAGTAAAAATGCATCAGAATAAGGGAAAATTATTCTCAGGAAAAACAGGAGAACCTATAAGATTTAATCAAGAGCCCAAGATATTCCAGAATTTTAAGACGAAACCAGGACCACGGCAGTGATGGGTATACCTGTCGAACAAATTCGCACTTCCTCCCACACTTCTAATTTACACCCTACACTTTTGATTGATGACAATAAGGTACAGGCCGCAACTTGGAGAAGGACGCAGACGACGTAAAACACCATATTGTGGCATTTCGCACGTGTTGAATAATTTCGTCATTTTGCAGAGGCCGATTAgacgaattagacaaaaataaataaaacatgtttgtgaTAACGAGCATGgtgaaaacatttacaaataaacctggtttttacttttaaaatatacagaattatttgaataaaaatgaacattttatacaATGAGAAATAATCGGGCTATTGGAGACCCCTTTATGAAAGTAAATGGTTTTAATGTATGGAATTAGGAAAATAAACTGATCTGATCagtgttatattaataactaactcCAGTcgtcaaaataacatttttatttataaaagtcagAATTTTGGCAGTGTAAATAATTATGTGAAACGAATTAACTCATAGattctcatattttatttaaataaatgaggaatgtttttcagtcaattccatatttaaaagatattttatattagaCATATATTATAGGCTAAAATATTGATCTTGCTTTAACACTGGAGCACTGtaaaatgtaagtttataattCACAAGTTAACCGTTTAAGAACGGAAAATAGAATACATGTATATAAAGGAGGCAAATTTGTGCTTCTGGTGGTTTACTGATTAGCTTGAAGTTTTATAACGTTCAAATTCATTGTTCATTTCATGCGGTTGGCACAGCTCAAAGAGCTTTTTATGAAGCTTTgcgtttaaaaataagttttacttgTATTATTAGGAGGTTGATATTTATACtgaatgtatgtgtgttttccttatagtaaATCCACAGCGGGCTATACGGTAAGACCACCGATTGAAATCGAACcgcctgattttaacattgtaaatccgtagacttgccgctgtaccagcgaggtaCATTGAAAATATGACCCTTATATATCAAATATCAAAATGACCGCAAGGTGATACTgcaaaaatttatcaaaattaaaataattatcaaattgtTTCTACTTTATAATGGTCATACAAATAGTAaaaggcgcagatagccttgttgctttgcgccataaaatgtCAAACCCACCCACCCAGATAGTAAAATTAACgaaatgatatttaaaacaacaaccgTAAGAAATACTAGAGATTAAACATTCCGTTGTTAAGTTGCAGAGTATTCGTATCgagtttaaaagtttgtactgTTGCTCtgaataaattaaacttataaaaaaatatattgttgcaattttaaaaaatctaaattctACAAGTTTAAAATGTCTGAAAAGATAACCCAGAcacactaattttttttaaataacaggaCTATGGAGAAATACGTCACTCTGACGAGCAAGCGTTCATGAAAACAAAAGGAGTCATTTTCCTGGTTAGTATTCATAGGCATATCTATCAAcaactgtttcttgtttttttatcgTATGATTGTTTTCAGCATGTTGCACCATATTGATTGCaacaagttaaattattattatgcatGCATTACCTGTGAAAAATCGTAACTTCAGACAtatcatacaaaataataaatcttaaTTAAGGATTCAGTTGAGACAGTGATGTAAGTGTTTACTCAAACATCGAATACTTAATGAAAAAACGAGGTTTACTACCAAAAATTAAGCCTAATTAGTACTGTTTAGGTTCAGGTATAACTAGTATTTTTAGGCTTAGATCTAACTAGTACTATTTAGGTTTAGGTCTACTCGTACTATTTATTGTCTTTTGtgagtttttcattattttaagcaATAGATCAATtgaacacaatttttatttatgttcacagTCAAATATACATATAGCTTTAATAACTTGAACACATTCTCAATGGAAAGTACAGTTTTATCACTCATccagtaataatatttttctgtggtttatactattttaaaattattttcttattacaaGTCAGGAAAAAATAAGATGAGAGAACTCACTGATTTTGAGTATAGGTTTTTACttatttgtaaaaacaatatgggtaaaacatttatatttttatcatttacaatATGGTTTCGAAGTTCGAGCAAACAATGTTTGTACTTGAGCATTTATACAAAGTAGCTGTTCAGTTATTTTCACTCTGACTCCATCTACGTCATCGTTTCCAAGGGAACACACGTTGTGTGCCAGTTCCTTCATCCACTATGAGGCTTTCAACAATTTCCAATACCCTCAAAGCCTGAATCACAAATTACACTCTTATGATTATTATTTACCAATCCGAGTTCACAGctcttctttaaataaaaaaaatatttatggttGACCAAATTTCTGTTTTAAACGAAGTGTCAAAGATTTGTCGacttcagatattttaaataaagatacaaaTTTCAAGCCTTGGAGCCCGTATAAATTGAGAAAAGAATGCTGATGCCAGATGAAATCATAGTTTGCTTTTAAGTTACAGCATAGTTTCATGCGTTTAcggttctttttttttcttttgcagctGCTAGTACAACAAGCATTCGAGTTTCAAATGCTATTTTCCGTACACACCAGCTACTCCTATAGGCAGATTGGCTGCACCTCTATTTTTCACGCCATTTTCAGGCCCTTGGGCTCTAAAATAGTCTGATGGAGGTCCAACTACTGGTGGAAATCCTCTTGGAGGTGGTCCATAACCTCTTTGTTGTCCGTTACCACCTTCACCTGCTGAACTGATTTTGCCTTCAAAGTCCTCGGCGCTACCTTTCAAAGCTGCCAGCGATATGCCTGCTGGCGAAAACTGTGCTCCTGGACCACGACCTTGTGGTCCACTTTCACGGGGAATGGCACCCAGTGATACACCACGTAACCCTTGAATAGCGGCTGAGTATGGTGAAGCCTGCTTTGGAAACGAGGCTGGAGGCCTTTGAAGTGGGCCATCTTGCTGTCCTCCACCATACAAAGATGCCACATCTGGCCTGCCGCCACCAGGCGGACCTCTTGGAAGTTGATCACTGCTAACACTTGCACCTGGTCCTAAGTAAGGGGCATTCCTTTGTAACTGCTTTTGTATATCTTGTGGAAGTCCCCCTTCTGCATCACCATATGGAGGTTGACCATCGGGTTTCTGGCCTCCTTGAAATGGTTGcccaaagtttaaattttttggTCTGCCGTCAGATCCTAGGTTCAACCGACTTTGGAATCCTTCCGGTTGTTTTCCGTATCCATATCCGTGTTTAAACTTTGGTTGGGCAAAATAGAACCTTAAAAACCCAGGTGATGGTGGTTTAGGAGCTGAAGCTACGGGTTCTTCCACGTCCCCTCCCCTGATGAGACCAGCCAGCAGAACTGTGAGAACCTGTCAGTAAAAACAGTCGATAAAATACACTCAGATTGAAACATATTGGTTTCATACGACTATTTTACAAATGTATATgtaacaacggctggtatgggtagagaaagcactatgaagaagagcgaacaacgtttcgaccttcttcggtcatcgtcaggttcacgaagaaaggttctcgtcatcacggatttattttacaaatgattGGGTATATAAATAACTTAATGAAGAAGAAGCGACAACTAATAATACTGATTATAGAAACGTTAAAGAAGAAGGGATAGCTAATACTGATTATAGAAACGTTAAAGAAGAAGGGATAGCTAATACTGATTATAGAAACGTTAAAGAAGAAGGGATAGCTA
This genomic window from Tachypleus tridentatus isolate NWPU-2018 chromosome 10, ASM421037v1, whole genome shotgun sequence contains:
- the LOC143228198 gene encoding uncharacterized protein LOC143228198 encodes the protein MKPTTMLYLKSIVLTVLLAGLIRGGDVEEPVASAPKPPSPGFLRFYFAQPKFKHGYGYGKQPEGFQSRLNLGSDGRPKNLNFGQPFQGGQKPDGQPPYGDAEGGLPQDIQKQLQRNAPYLGPGASVSSDQLPRGPPGGGRPDVASLYGGGQQDGPLQRPPASFPKQASPYSAAIQGLRGVSLGAIPRESGPQGRGPGAQFSPAGISLAALKGSAEDFEGKISSAGEGGNGQQRGYGPPPRGFPPVVGPPSDYFRAQGPENGVKNRGAANLPIGVAGVYGK